A genomic segment from Actinomycetota bacterium encodes:
- the trpC gene encoding indole-3-glycerol phosphate synthase TrpC, with protein sequence MLAEIVAAHRRAAAEDSRDLDGLLAQVEGAPAVRDFRAALARPGLSVIAEVKRRSPSKGALAPDLDPAEVAEAYAGGGADALSVLTDHDYFGGSPADLAAARHASGLPVLRKDFTVDPRDLADARAMGADAVLLIVAALSDAELVLFSALARELGLAALVEVHDGVELARALDAGATIVGVNQRDLRTFEIDRSLAARLRPSIPPGVVAVAESGIRSAADVADGFDAVLVGESLVTSPDPSTAVRELKGGR encoded by the coding sequence GTGCTCGCCGAGATCGTGGCCGCCCACCGCCGGGCAGCGGCCGAGGACAGCCGTGACCTCGACGGGCTCCTGGCCCAGGTCGAGGGGGCGCCCGCGGTGCGCGACTTCCGGGCCGCCCTGGCCCGTCCCGGCCTGTCGGTGATCGCCGAGGTCAAGCGCCGGTCCCCGTCCAAAGGTGCCCTGGCGCCCGACCTCGACCCCGCCGAGGTGGCCGAGGCCTACGCCGGGGGCGGGGCCGACGCCCTGTCGGTGCTCACCGACCACGACTACTTCGGCGGTTCGCCGGCCGACCTGGCGGCCGCCCGCCACGCCTCAGGCCTGCCGGTGCTGCGCAAGGACTTCACCGTCGACCCCCGCGACCTGGCCGACGCCCGGGCAATGGGGGCCGACGCCGTGCTGCTGATCGTGGCCGCCCTGTCCGATGCCGAGCTCGTGCTGTTCTCGGCCCTGGCCCGCGAGCTGGGGCTGGCCGCCCTGGTCGAGGTCCACGACGGGGTCGAGCTGGCCCGCGCCCTCGACGCCGGGGCCACGATCGTCGGGGTCAACCAGCGCGACCTGCGCACGTTCGAGATCGACCGTTCCCTGGCCGCCCGCCTGCGGCCGTCGATCCCCCCGGGCGTCGTGGCCGTGGCCGAGTCGGGTATCCGCTCGGCGGCCGACGTGGCCGACGGCTTCGACGCCGTGCTCGTGGGGGAGTCGCTGGTCACCTCTCCCGACCCGTCCACTGCTGTCCGAGAGCTCAAAGGAGGCCGATAG
- a CDS encoding winged helix-turn-helix domain-containing protein, translating into MLAAGEVEVDTGRREARVGGEVVALATREFDLLRYLAENAGLALSRQQILDAVWGAGWFGDERTVDVHVRQLRKKLGPALPLATVWGVGYRLG; encoded by the coding sequence GTGCTGGCCGCCGGTGAGGTCGAGGTCGACACCGGCCGGCGAGAGGCCCGGGTCGGGGGCGAGGTGGTGGCCCTCGCCACCCGGGAGTTCGACCTGCTGCGCTACCTGGCCGAGAACGCCGGGCTCGCCCTCTCCCGCCAGCAGATCCTCGACGCCGTCTGGGGCGCGGGCTGGTTCGGCGACGAGCGCACGGTCGACGTCCACGTCCGCCAGCTCCGCAAGAAGCTGGGCCCGGCCCTGCCCTTGGCCACCGTCTGGGGCGTGGGGTACCGGCTCGGGTGA
- a CDS encoding HAMP domain-containing sensor histidine kinase, with protein MRRRITSTMVGVVAASLLVAMLGTALLVRRQARADTAADLRRQATAIAQRLEDVQRPQVLAALNVALRLDDLRVVCFGAACRPGPVGTGELPAGLSRDDVDLDRLRAGETVSGRRGTLAFATAGARTEARPGSGEALLVVVLTRRVDASLPGGLWFVGVAALTLAAAAAAAADLARRLTRPLREAQAATRRIAAGDLTARVPVVGPAESTRGEADELAALGRSINTMAASLERSRGLERQFLLSVSHDLRTPLTSVRGYAEALAEGRATDPAHAAEVILSEARRLERLVGDLLELARLDARRFGLDLRATDVAEVVADTAEGFRPAAEAAGVALAVHAPASAERASADPDRLAQVVANLVENALKYASSAIEVGCDGRRLWVADDGPGIDPDDLAHVFEPFWRSARPETRPVGTGLGLAIVHELVEAMGGEVAAAASPAGGTQVTVTLRPWA; from the coding sequence ATGAGGCGCCGCATCACGTCCACCATGGTGGGGGTCGTGGCCGCCTCCCTGCTGGTGGCCATGCTGGGCACCGCCCTGCTCGTGCGCCGCCAGGCCCGGGCCGACACGGCCGCCGACCTGCGCCGCCAGGCCACGGCCATCGCCCAGCGGCTGGAGGACGTCCAGCGGCCCCAGGTGCTGGCCGCCCTCAACGTCGCCCTGCGCCTCGACGACCTGCGGGTCGTGTGCTTCGGGGCCGCGTGCCGGCCCGGGCCGGTCGGGACAGGCGAGCTCCCCGCCGGCCTGTCCCGCGACGACGTCGACCTCGACCGCCTGCGGGCCGGGGAGACGGTAAGCGGGCGGCGCGGGACGCTGGCCTTCGCCACCGCCGGGGCGCGCACCGAAGCCCGGCCCGGCAGCGGGGAGGCGCTGCTGGTGGTGGTGCTCACCCGGCGGGTCGACGCCAGCCTGCCCGGCGGGCTGTGGTTCGTGGGGGTGGCGGCCCTGACCCTGGCCGCCGCGGCCGCCGCGGCGGCCGACCTGGCCCGGCGCCTGACCCGCCCCCTGCGAGAGGCCCAGGCTGCCACCCGGCGCATCGCCGCCGGCGACCTGACGGCCCGGGTACCCGTCGTCGGGCCGGCCGAGAGCACCCGCGGCGAGGCTGACGAACTGGCCGCCCTGGGCCGGTCGATCAACACCATGGCTGCCAGCCTGGAGAGGTCCCGGGGCCTGGAACGCCAGTTCCTGCTGTCGGTGTCCCACGACCTACGGACGCCCCTCACGTCGGTACGGGGCTACGCCGAGGCCCTGGCCGAAGGGCGGGCCACCGACCCGGCCCACGCCGCCGAGGTGATCCTGAGCGAGGCCCGCCGGCTCGAACGCCTGGTCGGCGACCTGCTGGAGCTGGCCCGGCTGGACGCTCGCCGCTTCGGGCTCGACCTGCGGGCCACCGACGTGGCCGAGGTGGTGGCCGACACCGCCGAGGGGTTCCGGCCCGCGGCCGAGGCTGCGGGCGTGGCCCTGGCCGTGCACGCTCCCGCCTCGGCCGAGCGGGCCAGTGCCGACCCCGACCGCCTGGCCCAGGTAGTGGCCAACCTGGTCGAGAACGCCCTCAAGTACGCCTCCTCGGCCATCGAGGTCGGCTGCGACGGCCGGCGCCTGTGGGTGGCCGACGACGGCCCGGGCATCGACCCCGACGACCTGGCCCACGTGTTCGAACCGTTCTGGCGCTCGGCCCGTCCCGAGACCCGTCCCGTGGGCACGGGCCTGGGCCTGGCCATCGTCCACGAGCTGGTCGAGGCCATGGGCGGCGAGGTGGCGGCCGCGGCCTCCCCCGCAGGCGGCACCCAGGTCACAGTCACCCTCCGCCCCTGGGCCTGA
- a CDS encoding carboxypeptidase-like regulatory domain-containing protein produces the protein MRSPPRAARRPRATALALALALALMTSACDRSSSGSPPVTTAVAPVEGPGLEGPGGEEPTTTEVATTTTTTTTTTTIPGRPRTDPTVPAEIGGGTARISGTVVGPAGAVANATVRVERFVGDQVTALSVTTAAGGQFNVPSVRGGNYRLKAWRAPDLILLQPEALFLGAEEAKTVELRVANVSDLNVQAAAEPVPLPREEPFTVTVTLYSGVVAADGTLSGTSRPQVNVQLVPSAAFGVEGSDRAVTDAAGRASFRARCTTPGTPRADVVIGAVRLPIALPNCPG, from the coding sequence GTGCGCTCCCCGCCGCGAGCCGCCCGCCGGCCCCGGGCCACGGCCCTCGCCCTCGCCCTCGCCCTCGCCTTGATGACCTCGGCCTGCGACCGGTCGTCTTCGGGCAGCCCGCCCGTCACGACCGCCGTGGCGCCCGTCGAAGGGCCCGGCCTCGAAGGCCCCGGGGGCGAGGAGCCGACCACCACCGAGGTGGCTACCACGACGACGACCACGACCACCACCACCACGATCCCGGGCCGGCCCCGCACCGACCCGACCGTGCCGGCCGAGATCGGCGGGGGGACGGCCCGCATCTCGGGCACCGTCGTGGGCCCGGCCGGGGCGGTGGCCAACGCCACCGTGAGGGTCGAGCGCTTCGTCGGCGACCAGGTGACGGCCCTCAGCGTGACCACGGCCGCAGGCGGCCAGTTCAACGTCCCCTCGGTCCGGGGCGGCAACTACCGCCTCAAGGCGTGGCGGGCGCCTGACCTGATCCTGCTGCAGCCCGAAGCCCTCTTCCTGGGGGCCGAGGAGGCCAAGACGGTCGAGCTGCGGGTGGCCAACGTCTCCGACCTCAACGTGCAGGCGGCTGCCGAACCCGTCCCGTTGCCCCGCGAGGAGCCGTTCACGGTCACCGTGACCCTCTACAGCGGCGTGGTGGCGGCCGACGGCACCCTGAGCGGCACCTCCCGGCCCCAGGTCAACGTCCAACTCGTGCCCAGCGCCGCCTTCGGGGTCGAGGGCTCGGACCGAGCGGTCACCGACGCCGCCGGGCGGGCCAGCTTCCGGGCCCGCTGCACGACGCCCGGGACGCCCCGGGCCGACGTGGTGATCGGCGCCGTCCGCCTGCCTATCGCCTTGCCCAACTGCCCGGGCTGA